The DNA segment AGATCAACTTCATAATTTAAAACTGCATTTAAAGAAAATGAGTTATTTGGGTTTTTATCTCCTATTGAAGCTGCTTTTTTAGCATCGCCAGTTACGTCTATAGTAGGCAAAAAGTCAGCCTTTGCATTTTGCAAAGCTAGTGAAGCTTGTTCTAAATTTATATATGCGATTTTCAGATCGATATTGTTTTTTAATGCCTCATCTACAAGCATATTTAGCTTTTCATCTTTAAATTCTTGCCACCAGTTATCGTTGATATTAGCACTTTGGTATTGTGATGTGAAATTTGTATCGACATTTGGCATATCTGGTCTAAATGAACATCCAGCTATAAAAAACGCAACTATTAAAACTGCTATGTTACGCATGGGTTACATCTCCTTTGTCCTGTTTTTTGCTCCAAAATTTTGCATTTAGTTTTTCAAGTAGATAGTAAAAAAGTGGTACGAAAAATATCGCTATCGTCGTGGCTGCTATCATACCGCCAATAAGCCCAGTAGCTAGTGAGTGACGAGACGCTGCACCGGCTCCACTTGATAAAACCATAGGAAAAATTCCAAGTGTAAATGCGATAGACGTCATCACGATAGGGCGAAAGCGAAGACGTGCAGCATTTATAGCGGCGTCAAATATACTCTTGCCTTTTTCGCGTTCAGCCATTGCAAACTCGACAATCAAAATCGCATTTTTAGCTGAAAGCCCTATAAGAAGCAATAGTCCTATCTGAAAGTAAATATCGTTTGAAAGTCCTCTTGCCCACGTTGCTAGAAGTGATCCAAAAACTGCAAATGGTACGGCCGTGATAACTGCAAGTGGTATTAGCCACCTTTCATACTGGGCGGCAAGTATTAAAAATACAAATATCATACCAAATACAAATGCTGTGCTACCAGCACCAGTCGAGTCCTTTTCTTGGTAAGCTGTACCTGACCAAGCTATTGAATACTCTTCATTGCCAAGAGTTTGCCTTACAACCTCTTCTATTGCGTTTAGTGCGTCGCCTGATGTGTAGCCAACCGCTGGTTCGCCCATTATTTTTGCTGCTGGGAATAGGTTAAATCTCTCAACCAGGTCAGCACCCATGCTTCTAGTTAGCGTAGCGACTGCGTTTAGTGGAACCATTTCTCCTTTTGAGTTTTTAACAAATATATTTCTTATGTCATCAGCCGAGTTTCTAAAGCTCTCTTTTGCCCTCACATAAACGCGGTAAGTTTTGCCAAACATTGAAAAGTCATTTATATAGTATCCGCCTATGGTAGCAGCAATGGTTAAGAATATATCTGACTTGCTAATGCCTAGTAAATTTGCTTTATCTTCGTCTATTGTTATGTCATATTGTGGAAATGTCGTATCTAGTGTTGTTCTAACGCGAGTTAACTCAGGACGTGCGTTTGCTGCTGCGACTACTTTTTGTGTGTCCGCCTCTATCTCATTGTATGTTTTTCCGCTTTTATTTTGTAGATACATATCAAAGCCACCAGTCATAGAAAGTCCCATAATAGGTGGTAGATTCATAACAAAGCTAATACTCTCTTTGCTAGGTGCGAGCATGCCATTAAATGGTCCAAGTAGGCTAAAAATTTTATTCTCTTCACCTTTTCTTTCGTCCCAGTTTTTAAGCTCAACAAATGCAATTCCTGCATTTTCACGAAGAACGCCAGATAGCATATCAAAACCAGCAATAGCCGTTACGTTGGTTACATTTTCGTTAGATAAAAATTTAGATGAAATTTCATTCATCTCTTTTATCGTTCTTGTTGATGATGAGGCAGCAGGTAGAGACGTGATAGCCATTGCATATCCCTTATCCTCATATGGCACAAGCGAACTTGGTATTGTTTTTAAAAGTTGCAACATTGCTAAAATTATTATGACTACTATTATGATACTTGGGATTACGTGGCGTAGCACCTTGGCAACACCAGCTGAAAATATACCTGTGCTCCAGTCAAAAAAATCGTTAAATTTCTTAACAAACCAAAATGGCTCTGAGTGCTGATGTTTAAGCATAACCGCACAAAGTGCTGGTGTAAGAGTAAGTGCGACAAGGCCTGAAAGTGCCACTGAAACCACTAAAGTTAGTGCAAATTGTCGCTGTATAACGCCTACAAAGCCCTCCATAAATGAAACTGGCACGAAGACTGCTGATAAAACAAGTACGATTGATATTACTGGTGCAGCAACCTCCTCCATGGCCTTTATGGTTGCCTCTTTTACGCTTAAATTTGGCTCTTCGTGCATTATACGCTCAACGTTTTCAATAACAATAATAGCGTCATCAACGACTATACCAATAGCTAGAATCATCGCAAAAAGAGTAATTAGGTTTATACTAAATCCCATAAGATAAAATCCTGCAAATGTGCCTATTATTGATACAGGAACGGCTAACATAGGTATTATCGTAGCTCTAAAGCTCTTTAAAAACATATAAATAACTATAAGAACAAGAAGCATAGCTTCTATAAATGTTTTAATAACCTCTTTTATCGAAATTTCAACAAATTTTGTAGTATCGTATGAAACTATGTGACTCATACCATTTGGATAATTTTTGCTTAGCTCATCAAGTTTTGCCTTTATAAGTCCCATTGTTTCGATAGCATTTGCTCCGTTTTGCATATTTATTAGCATAGGTGCTATTTTTTCATTATTTAAAAAGGCTTGGGTTGAGTAGTTTCGTGAACCTATCTCGATCTCTGCGACATCTTTTAAGCGAAGTATGCTTCCGTCGTTATTTGCACGAAGTATTATGTTATTAAATTGTTCTGGTTTAGAAAATCGTCCATCGGCCTTTATGCTATAAACATACGGCACTTCGTTTTCTATTGGTGCTTCGCCGATTTTACCAGCTGCGTATTGGCTATTTTGAACCTTTATCGCACCTAGAACTTCTGATATGCTTAGGTTGTATTTTGATAATAAATCAGGCTTTATCCAAATTCTCATCGCATAGTCTTTGCCACCTACGACGTTAATATCTCCAACACCTTTTACACGTTTTATCTCATCTGATATATTTAAAATAACATAGTTTGTAAGCTCAATGCTAGACATATTTGGGTTTGTAAAAGCTACGACACCAAGGATTGAGCTACTTCTTTCTCTGACCGTTACACCAACTTGTTGCACTTCATCCGGTAGTCTTGATAATGCAGCTTGAACGCGGTTGTTAACGTCTATAGTTGCTTGTTTTGGGTCTGTGCCTATCTTAAAATACACACTTAGGCTCATTGAACCTGATGAGCTTGATGTACTTTGCATATATATCATATTTTCTACGCCGTTTATCTGCTCTTCTATGACTGAGGCAACGGTGTTTGCTATAACGTCTGCATTTGCTCCAGTATAGCTAGCACTTACGCTTACTTGTGGTGGAGTAAGTTGTGGATACTCTTCTATTGGAAGCCCACGCATCGCCATAAAACCAGCTATAACGATAACTATCGATACAACCGCAGCAAATATAGGGCGATTTATAAAAAATTTTGAAAACATTACTTATTCTCCTTAACCTGTGCTGTTATAGGAGCTCCTACTCTAATTTTATTAAAGTTATTTATGATGATTTGATCGTCATTTTCAAGCCCATAGACAATGGCTGTATTTGATGTTTGGTATTTTATTTGTATGTTTTTTCTGTCGACCTTGCCGTCTTTTGCCACTAAGACATAAGCTGTGGTTGTATCTTGCTTGATAGCTATTTGTGGCAACAAAAAGCTATCTTTTTGTACAAAGCCCTCCATTATGATTTTAGCAAATGTTCCGGCGAGTAATCTGCCATCATCGTTGCTAAATTCAGCTTTTGCTAATATGCTACCAGTCGTTTGATCTACGATATTATCTATAAAATTTACCTTGCCGTCAAATGTATTTTTGTCCAAAACAAGCTTTGCATTCGCGTTTAGTTGTACCCAATTTTTGTTTTCTATATTATTTATGCGGTCTAAATTTGCAGTGTCTGCTATATAGAACCTAGCCTCTATCGGATTTGTTTTTACTACTCTTACTAGGTTTGCATTTCCAGCTATTACGTATGTGCCTACATCGACTAAATTTTCGCTTACTACGCCGTCAAATGGAGCTTTGATGTTTGTGTAACCTAGGTTTAGTTTTGCACTTTTTTCACTAGCCTTGGCACTTGCTAAATTTGCCTTTGCTACTTCAAATGAAGCAAGAGCACTGTCGTATTCTTTTTGGCTTGTTGCCTTTTGCTCATATAGTTTTTTTACCCTATCCATCTCATTTTTGGCATTTTTTACATTCGCCTCAGCCTGTAAAACCCCAGCTTGTGCCACTTCATAAGATGCTTCGTAGGTATCTGGTTCTATTACAAATAGCGTCTGCCCAGCTTTTACGCTATCTCCTGGCTTGAAATTTTGCTTGATAATGGTGCCAGAAACCTTTGGCGTAAGAGTAACATCTTGTTTGCTTTGAATGCGTGCAGGATATTCAAAACTCATCTGATTATCAGCCGTTTTTGCTACTATGACGTCTACTGGAACTGCCATCGGTGCTTGTTGATTTGCTTGAGTATTCTCTTTTTTGCTAAAAAGATCACATCCAGTAAAACCAGTCAGTATCGCTAGTAAGACAACTATATGTTTGTAGTTCATTTTATCTCCTTGTTTTCAAACCTTAAAAAAGTAATAAAAATTACATAAAATATTTAATAGCCTGAATTATAATTGAATTTTGTTAATAAAAAATTAATTTTTTAACCAGTTATCCCGTTTAAAAAAATCTCCACATTTTGCGATACCAAATTTTGCTTTTCTTTAAGACTAAGCTGTTTTAACTCCTCGCCTAAAATGATATTTTTAATAAAAAACGGCTCTCTTATCAAAGCACAAAATTTATACGCTAGTCCACTTATATCGTTTAGTTTAATCTTTGATCTAACCTCTTGTTTTTCAAAAAAATCTTGTAAAATTTTTATAGCGTCTAGCTCCGAAAATAGCTTGATAACCTCTTTGTTTTTATATGTTTCACTCATTACTATTCTAGTTAGTTTTATTCCGTCGGGTTTAAAAAATATCTCAATATAAGCAAGTCCAAATTCGTTTAAAAATTTCTCTATATCGTCTGTTTGATTTAGTGCTATGTCGTTAATTTGCTCTTTAAATTCTAAAAATTTACCTTTTATAATTGTGGCAAAAAGTCGCTCTTTGCTCTCAAAAAATTTGTATATACTAGATAGCGAACCCCCACTTTTTTTGACGATATCATTTAAACTGGTTTTTTCATATCCATTTTCTAAAAATAGCTCTAATGCAACCTGCATTATCGTTTCGTAGCGTTTTTGCCCCTTTTTTGAAATTTTCATTTTTGCTCCTTAGGATAGACAAAAATCGTATTTCTCTCTACGCTTATTCTATCCTTATCGTCAGTGGCAAAAGCGTGTATTTTAATCCTTTTAGTATCGCCATTTGCGTGTTTTGCGTCTGTTGATATTGTCACTATGACTCTTTGTTTTGCACCAGGTTGTATCGTTATTGCCTCTAGTGGTTTTAAAATTTTAAGATTTGAGTCATTTGTGTCAAAATAGTAGTTGTGTGGCTTTTTGTCGGTGTTTTGAAATAAAAATGTATAGTAGTTTTGTACACTGCCGTCATCCATAACCCTGTATAATTCGCTCGTTCGGTTAATATTTAAAAGCATATTCTCCTTTTTACCGCTCATTAAAAATAGTGCGGTTACTACAATCACTAGTGCAACGCAGTAAGCTACGGTTCTAAAACGAGCATATTTTACCTTTTGCTTTGTTTTAATGGAATTTTCACTGCTCCAGTTTATTAGCGATGGCAAATTCAGCCCACTCATCGTTTTTGAACAGGCATCAACGCACTCAAGGCAGTTTATGCACTCAAGTTGCATACCTTTTCTAATATCAATATGTGTTGGACAAATTTTTACACACGCTTCACAACCCGTGCATTGTGCGTCTTGTATTTGAGGTTTTTTCCATAACTTTGTGTGTTTATCATAAATTTTACCGCCACGATTTTCATCATAGATAACCTGTATGGTGTCGTTATCAAACATAACCGATTGCACTCTAGCGTAAGGACAAAGATAAACACAAAATCTCTCTGCCAAATAACATACATCAAATACCAACCAAAACGTTATAAACGCTACTATGCCAATTAATAGCTTGTGTTCGGCTGGGTTTTTAAAGTAGTAAAAAAAATCCTCAGGTGGCACAAAATACCACATAAAATTACAGGCAGCAACAAAAGCCAAAACGGTCCATATCGCAACGCCAATTGCTGTTTTTGTGCTACTTATGGCTGGTTTTTGTTTGTTTTTTATATTTTTGTAGTTTTTTAAAATTTTAGTTTGTATAAGGTCGCGGTAAATTACCCTAAATATCGTTTGCGGACAGCTCCAACCACACCAAATTCTACCGCCAAGCGTGGTTAGAAAAAATATAAACAAAAATAGGAAAATAAAGCAAAATGGCATAAGATAAAGCTCTTGCATATCAAAACGAGTAAAAAGCAGATGAAGCTCTTTTTTATCAAAACTTAGTAGAAAAAAGTGGTTTGAGTTGATCCTTAAAAATGGCAAAATCAATGCCACACAAGTTATTATAATATATACAAAATATCTCTTTTCTCGCCATTTTGTTATCATTTCTCAGTCCTTGTAAATTAAAACAAATTTGTATTTTTTTAAGCTCAATTATAGTTCTTATAAAATTAAAAGAGTATAAAATTTGTAATTTTAAATATTTTAGGATATAATCAGCATTTTTTAATCTTATACTGAAAGGTGGTGAGGATAGTGCCAGGCATTAAGGTACATCCTAACGAGTCTTTTGACGAGGCTTACAGGAAATTTAAAAAACAAGTTGATCGTAACCTTGTAGTAACAGAAGTGCGTGCTAGACGTTTTTTTGAGCCAAATACTGAAATTCGCAAGAAACAAAAGATTGCTGCTCGCAAAAAAATGCTTAAGCGTCTTTATATGCTTAGACGTTACGAGTCAAGACTCTAAAACCAAACAAGCTAGTCAGATAATGACTAGCTTTCTTTAAATAAACCGCTTTTAGTTCATTTTGCAGGAGATTTTATGCACAAGTTGCCTATTGGCGAGGCTGCTGAGGTTTTGGGCATAAGCAAAGAAGCCATCTATAACCGCATACGTAGAGGTTCGCTAAGATCTGTTGAAAAAGACGGGGTAAAATTTGTCATCATAGACGATGAAGCAAATGAACAAAAAAGTGATAAAAAACCTAGCAAAAAAGCACCTAAATCTATAGAAAAAACCGACTCTGAATTTGTAAAATTTTTACTTGCTGAACTTGCCGAGTTAAAAGGTAAAAATGAAAACTTGTTAGCCGATAAAGAGCGACTCTTTAAAGAAAAAGAGCAGATGTTAATTGATAGCAAAAATGAAATTTCACAAATTTATAAAGAGCGTGATGAGAAGCTAATGGCGTTTTTAAACGCTATGCAAAATCCGCTTTTAAATAGAGCAAATCAAGCCCACAATAGCGACTCTGACGAGATTGTCGAAGCTCATGTTGAAGATGATGAGGAGCAGAAATTTGTGGTTGTAAGTGAGTATCTAAGAGCCTTAAATTTAAGTTACAAAGAGTATAAAAAAGCTCAGAAAAAGATAATTAAACAGGTTGGAAAATCTAAATTTGTAAAATTTCAAAATGGTGTGATTCTTATTAAAAAAGACAAAAAATTAAAACATATAATTGGAGATTTATGAAACACATTAAAAAAATAGCAACATACGCCGCTATTGGCGGATTTGGAGCGGTGGTTATGGCTGGACTTTCTGGCTGTGGCGATAGTGGTAGTGAAGAGCAAAGTAGTGCTATAGAAGCCACAAAACAAGGGGCTTTTGTCATTATCCACGAAATAGAGCCTGGAAAATACAAAGTTGTCGAAGAGTATCCAAGTAGCGAAACGAGAGTGGTTTTAAAGGATATTAATGGCACTGAGCGTGTGCTTAGTAAAGAGGAGATGGATAAATTAATCGCCCAAGAAAATGCTAAAATAGATAACGGCACTTCAAATTTGACAAAGCCTGACGCACAGGTTTCAAGTGGTGGTGCCAGTCTTGGTGAAATTCTTTTAAGTTCGGCAGCTGGAGCGATTATTGGTAGCTGGATAGGTAATAAGCTTTTTGGTAATCAAAATTTCCAAGCAAATCGTCAAGGTGCATACCAAAATCCAAGTGCCTACACAAGAAGTGTTGATAGCTTTAACAAAGCCAAAACTACGGCAAATTCACCAAAATCAAGTAGTGGCAAGAGCGGATTTTTTGGCGGAGCTGATAAGAGCAGCTCACAAAGTACACAATCAAGCGGTGGTTGAGACTAGGACGCAAAAATGAAATTTAAAAAAATACAACCTTTAACAAACGAATTTATGGAGCAAATCGGCTTTGAGTGGCATACGGACGCTGATGGCACGGCTTATGTGGCTGATGAGATAGTTGCTGTCACTAGCGATGAGTGCGAGGCGTATTACGAGGCGGTAAATGAGCTATATGATATGTATGTGGCAGCTGCACAGCACATCATAGACAACAACCTTTTTCACGAAGTTGGTATCCCGTTTAATTTAGTTGAGCTTATCAAAGATAGCTGGCAGAGCGAGGTTCATTGGCATTTGTATGGGCGTTTTGATTTAGCGGGTGGGCTTGATGGTAAGCCGATAAAACTTATTGAGTTTAACGCCGATACACCGACTGCCGTTTTTGAAACAGCAATTATTCAGTGGGCAATGCTAAAATTTAATAAAATGGATGAAAACAGCCAGTTTAACGACCTTTACGCTGGACTTGTTGAAAATTTCAAACGCCTTGTTACGCTTGATGAAAGCACTGATGATTTTGCAAAATATTATGAGGGCTGGAGGATTTTATTTAGCTCGGTTGCAGGTAGTATTGAAGATGAAAAGACGACAAAACTGCTTATGGTAGCGGCAAATGAGGCTGGATTTGGTTGCGATTTTGCTTATGCTGATGAGGTGGTTTTTAGCGATGAGGACGGCATTTTTAAGGATAATGAAAATTACGAATACTGGTTTAAGCTAATACCTTGGGAGGATATCGCTGTTAAAGAGGGTGAGCTTGCATTAATCCTAAAAAATATCGTGCAAAATCACAAGGCGATAATCCTAAATCCAGCCTACACGCTACTTTTTCAAAGCAAGGGCATACTTAAAATTTTGTGGGATTTATACCCAAATCACCCATTGCTTTTAGAGACAAAAGATGAGCCATTAGCTGGAAAAAAATGCGTGAAAAAGCCTATTTTTGGGCGTGAGGGGGCAAACGTAGCAATCCTTGATGAGAGTGGTAAAATTTTAAGCCAAAATGACGGCGAATACGAACAAAATAGGGCGATTTATCAGGAATTTTACGAGTTTAATAAAGATGAAAAAGGCGAGTGTTATCAAGCCGGTGTATTTTTTGCATTTGAGGGGTGTGCATTAGGTTACCGAAAAGGTGGCGAGATTTTAAACAACACTTCAAAATTTGTAGGGCATTATATAGAGTAGAATATGAAAATAGTTTGTCTAGACGCTTTGACATTAGGTAATGTTGATTTAAGTGAGTTTGCGAAATTTGGCGAGTTTGTAAGCTTTGATATGACAAAGTCAAGCCAAACGATTAGCCGTTTAAGTGGTGCTGATATCGTGATTACAAATAAAGTTTTAATCACAAAAGAGGTCATAGACGCTACAAATTTAAAGCTAATTTGCGTGAGTGCGACCGGCACAAATAACATTGATATGGCTTACGCAAAAGAGCGTGGTATACCTGTAAAAAACGTCGCTGGATACTCAACGCCAAGCGTTGTTCAGCAGACTTTTGCCTCTATTTTGACGCTTTTAAATAACGTCCGTTATTACGATGATTACGTCAAAAACGGCGAGTGGGTGAGAAGTGAAATTTTTACAAACTTAGACGCACCTATATTTGAGCTAAGTGGCAAGAATTTTGGCATTATCGGACTTGGCGAGATAGGCAAAGGCGTGGCGAAGGTCGCAAGTGCTTTTGGTGCAAATGTTTGTTATTTTTCGCCAAGTGGTAACACGCAAGATGTGCCGTATCAGAGAGTAGAGCTTGATGAGATGTTGCAAGCCTGCGATATTGTAAGCATTCACGCACCGCTAAATGAGAAAACAAAGGGGCTTATTGGCAAACGAGAGCTTTGGCTTATGAAAAAAGGTGCGATTATCTCAAATTTTGGTCGTGGTGGGATTGTTGATGAGAGTGCATTAGCAGCTGCGATTGATGAGCGAGGACTAAAAGCCGTGCTTGACGTGCTTGTGTGTGAGCCGATGAATGCTGATAATGCACTTTTAAACGTAAAAAACAAGCAAAATTTAATCATCACGCCACACGTAGCTTGGGCGAGTTTTGAAGCTAGGATTAGGCTTGTAGATTTAATGATAAAAAATATCAAGGATTTTATAAATGGCAAGTGAACATAGTTTTGATGTATCGGCTAGTGTTGATATGATGGAGGTTAAAAACGCTCTTGAAACAGCTAAAAAAGAGCTTTCTGGGCGTTATGATTTTAAGGGCGTTACGGCTAGTATTGAGCTAAATGAAAAGGAGAAATTTATAAGCCTTTTAAGTAGCTCTGACGCTAAGATTGACGCTTTAAAAGATATCGTAATCTCAAAGATGATTAAGCGAAATATCCCACCGGTAGCACTTAGTGAAAGTAAGCGAGAGAGTGCAAGTGGCGGTAATGTTAGGGCAATTTTAAAGCTAAATGATACGCTTGATGGCGAAAATGCCAAAAAAATTACAAAAGCCATAAAGGACGCAAAGCTAAAAGTAACGCCTAGCATTCGTGGCGATGAGGTCAGAGTGGTTGGCAAAAGCATTGATGATTTACAAGAGTGTATCAGGCTAATTCGTGGGTTAAATTTAGAGTTGCCACTTAGCTTTAAAAACCTAAAATAACGCTCAAAGTAATATTTAATAAAATTTTTGAT comes from the Campylobacter mucosalis genome and includes:
- a CDS encoding efflux RND transporter permease subunit is translated as MFSKFFINRPIFAAVVSIVIVIAGFMAMRGLPIEEYPQLTPPQVSVSASYTGANADVIANTVASVIEEQINGVENMIYMQSTSSSSGSMSLSVYFKIGTDPKQATIDVNNRVQAALSRLPDEVQQVGVTVRERSSSILGVVAFTNPNMSSIELTNYVILNISDEIKRVKGVGDINVVGGKDYAMRIWIKPDLLSKYNLSISEVLGAIKVQNSQYAAGKIGEAPIENEVPYVYSIKADGRFSKPEQFNNIILRANNDGSILRLKDVAEIEIGSRNYSTQAFLNNEKIAPMLINMQNGANAIETMGLIKAKLDELSKNYPNGMSHIVSYDTTKFVEISIKEVIKTFIEAMLLVLIVIYMFLKSFRATIIPMLAVPVSIIGTFAGFYLMGFSINLITLFAMILAIGIVVDDAIIVIENVERIMHEEPNLSVKEATIKAMEEVAAPVISIVLVLSAVFVPVSFMEGFVGVIQRQFALTLVVSVALSGLVALTLTPALCAVMLKHQHSEPFWFVKKFNDFFDWSTGIFSAGVAKVLRHVIPSIIIVVIIILAMLQLLKTIPSSLVPYEDKGYAMAITSLPAASSSTRTIKEMNEISSKFLSNENVTNVTAIAGFDMLSGVLRENAGIAFVELKNWDERKGEENKIFSLLGPFNGMLAPSKESISFVMNLPPIMGLSMTGGFDMYLQNKSGKTYNEIEADTQKVVAAANARPELTRVRTTLDTTFPQYDITIDEDKANLLGISKSDIFLTIAATIGGYYINDFSMFGKTYRVYVRAKESFRNSADDIRNIFVKNSKGEMVPLNAVATLTRSMGADLVERFNLFPAAKIMGEPAVGYTSGDALNAIEEVVRQTLGNEEYSIAWSGTAYQEKDSTGAGSTAFVFGMIFVFLILAAQYERWLIPLAVITAVPFAVFGSLLATWARGLSNDIYFQIGLLLLIGLSAKNAILIVEFAMAEREKGKSIFDAAINAARLRFRPIVMTSIAFTLGIFPMVLSSGAGAASRHSLATGLIGGMIAATTIAIFFVPLFYYLLEKLNAKFWSKKQDKGDVTHA
- a CDS encoding efflux RND transporter periplasmic adaptor subunit, producing MNYKHIVVLLAILTGFTGCDLFSKKENTQANQQAPMAVPVDVIVAKTADNQMSFEYPARIQSKQDVTLTPKVSGTIIKQNFKPGDSVKAGQTLFVIEPDTYEASYEVAQAGVLQAEANVKNAKNEMDRVKKLYEQKATSQKEYDSALASFEVAKANLASAKASEKSAKLNLGYTNIKAPFDGVVSENLVDVGTYVIAGNANLVRVVKTNPIEARFYIADTANLDRINNIENKNWVQLNANAKLVLDKNTFDGKVNFIDNIVDQTTGSILAKAEFSNDDGRLLAGTFAKIIMEGFVQKDSFLLPQIAIKQDTTTAYVLVAKDGKVDRKNIQIKYQTSNTAIVYGLENDDQIIINNFNKIRVGAPITAQVKENK
- a CDS encoding TetR/AcrR family transcriptional regulator, with the protein product MKISKKGQKRYETIMQVALELFLENGYEKTSLNDIVKKSGGSLSSIYKFFESKERLFATIIKGKFLEFKEQINDIALNQTDDIEKFLNEFGLAYIEIFFKPDGIKLTRIVMSETYKNKEVIKLFSELDAIKILQDFFEKQEVRSKIKLNDISGLAYKFCALIREPFFIKNIILGEELKQLSLKEKQNLVSQNVEIFLNGITG
- the ccoG gene encoding cytochrome c oxidase accessory protein CcoG codes for the protein MITKWREKRYFVYIIITCVALILPFLRINSNHFFLLSFDKKELHLLFTRFDMQELYLMPFCFIFLFLFIFFLTTLGGRIWCGWSCPQTIFRVIYRDLIQTKILKNYKNIKNKQKPAISSTKTAIGVAIWTVLAFVAACNFMWYFVPPEDFFYYFKNPAEHKLLIGIVAFITFWLVFDVCYLAERFCVYLCPYARVQSVMFDNDTIQVIYDENRGGKIYDKHTKLWKKPQIQDAQCTGCEACVKICPTHIDIRKGMQLECINCLECVDACSKTMSGLNLPSLINWSSENSIKTKQKVKYARFRTVAYCVALVIVVTALFLMSGKKENMLLNINRTSELYRVMDDGSVQNYYTFLFQNTDKKPHNYYFDTNDSNLKILKPLEAITIQPGAKQRVIVTISTDAKHANGDTKRIKIHAFATDDKDRISVERNTIFVYPKEQK
- the rpsU gene encoding 30S ribosomal protein S21 gives rise to the protein MPGIKVHPNESFDEAYRKFKKQVDRNLVVTEVRARRFFEPNTEIRKKQKIAARKKMLKRLYMLRRYESRL
- a CDS encoding DNA-binding protein, translated to MHKLPIGEAAEVLGISKEAIYNRIRRGSLRSVEKDGVKFVIIDDEANEQKSDKKPSKKAPKSIEKTDSEFVKFLLAELAELKGKNENLLADKERLFKEKEQMLIDSKNEISQIYKERDEKLMAFLNAMQNPLLNRANQAHNSDSDEIVEAHVEDDEEQKFVVVSEYLRALNLSYKEYKKAQKKIIKQVGKSKFVKFQNGVILIKKDKKLKHIIGDL
- a CDS encoding UPF0323 family lipoprotein, whose protein sequence is MKHIKKIATYAAIGGFGAVVMAGLSGCGDSGSEEQSSAIEATKQGAFVIIHEIEPGKYKVVEEYPSSETRVVLKDINGTERVLSKEEMDKLIAQENAKIDNGTSNLTKPDAQVSSGGASLGEILLSSAAGAIIGSWIGNKLFGNQNFQANRQGAYQNPSAYTRSVDSFNKAKTTANSPKSSSGKSGFFGGADKSSSQSTQSSGG
- a CDS encoding glutathionylspermidine synthase family protein, with protein sequence MKFKKIQPLTNEFMEQIGFEWHTDADGTAYVADEIVAVTSDECEAYYEAVNELYDMYVAAAQHIIDNNLFHEVGIPFNLVELIKDSWQSEVHWHLYGRFDLAGGLDGKPIKLIEFNADTPTAVFETAIIQWAMLKFNKMDENSQFNDLYAGLVENFKRLVTLDESTDDFAKYYEGWRILFSSVAGSIEDEKTTKLLMVAANEAGFGCDFAYADEVVFSDEDGIFKDNENYEYWFKLIPWEDIAVKEGELALILKNIVQNHKAIILNPAYTLLFQSKGILKILWDLYPNHPLLLETKDEPLAGKKCVKKPIFGREGANVAILDESGKILSQNDGEYEQNRAIYQEFYEFNKDEKGECYQAGVFFAFEGCALGYRKGGEILNNTSKFVGHYIE
- a CDS encoding D-2-hydroxyacid dehydrogenase, which encodes MKIVCLDALTLGNVDLSEFAKFGEFVSFDMTKSSQTISRLSGADIVITNKVLITKEVIDATNLKLICVSATGTNNIDMAYAKERGIPVKNVAGYSTPSVVQQTFASILTLLNNVRYYDDYVKNGEWVRSEIFTNLDAPIFELSGKNFGIIGLGEIGKGVAKVASAFGANVCYFSPSGNTQDVPYQRVELDEMLQACDIVSIHAPLNEKTKGLIGKRELWLMKKGAIISNFGRGGIVDESALAAAIDERGLKAVLDVLVCEPMNADNALLNVKNKQNLIITPHVAWASFEARIRLVDLMIKNIKDFINGK
- a CDS encoding YajQ family cyclic di-GMP-binding protein, producing the protein MASEHSFDVSASVDMMEVKNALETAKKELSGRYDFKGVTASIELNEKEKFISLLSSSDAKIDALKDIVISKMIKRNIPPVALSESKRESASGGNVRAILKLNDTLDGENAKKITKAIKDAKLKVTPSIRGDEVRVVGKSIDDLQECIRLIRGLNLELPLSFKNLK